In Cytophagia bacterium CHB2, the sequence ATTTTTTACGGCAGCCTCTATCATTCTTTTGTGCTGATGGCGTGGAGCGTGCTTTATTTCGCCATCAAAAACTATCAGGAATTGCAGGCGGAAAAAGAGCGCAAGCTGAAAGCCGAGGCTTCAGCGCAGCGCGAGCGGCTGCGGGCGTTGCCAAGCTCGAAGTCTTGCTCAAAGCAGCGGGCAATCAAGATTTCAAAATTCTCGTGCTGCCCGAAGCCGATCACGGCATGACGATTCCGGGCGGCATGCGCGGTGCAGGCGAAGATTGGCCCGTGCGATATTACCGCTGGCAACGCCGCGCGCCAGGGCTGTATGAGAAAATCTACGAATGGGTGTTGGCGCATGTGAAGATTGCCGGAGCATAGGAAATCTCATGACAGGAAAATGTATGGCAGAAAAATCTTGAACAGCATTAAAGTAGCTTTGAATCAAACCAAAGAGGAAGCGGCGATGAAATTGAAAACAATTCTTACTCTCGCGGTGCTTTGCTTCACTTTGACGAGCGTTACGACGGCTCAACAAAGCGATGATCACGAAGCCGTGCGCCAAGCGGTGCTGGATTATGTCGAAGGTATTTACGAAGTGCAGCCGGATCGCATCGAACGCAGCGTTTCGCGCGAACTGGCTAAAGTGGGCTATTGGCGCGAAAAAGACGGCGGAACGTATTCAGAAAGCCGTATGAGTTTCGAGCAATTGGTGGAGGTGGCCAAGAATTGGAACAAGAAGGGTCGCGTCGATCCCAAAACCGCGCTCAAAGAAGTGGTGATTTATGAAATCGTGGATCAAACCGCGACGGTCAAGCTGCGCGCGCATTGGGGCATCGACTACATGCACCTCGCGAAGAAAGAGGGCAAGTGGCTTATCATGAACGTGCTCTGGCAAAGCCCTCCGCCGCAAGATGTGAAATAGGCAGCATGCGGACGAGTGAGCCAACGTCACGCCGAGATTTTGAAAAGTTTTTGGCGAAACCCGGTAACCGCAGTTTGTTTCGGTGGAAAAGCTTGGCCACCGATTGACGCAGAAGCCGCCGAGTTTCGCCTTTTCCCCCGCCGCACATGAAATACCCATTTGGGGGTATGAACACTTGCCTTAAACTCTCGTCTGTTTTTGGTACAGAACATCAGTGCCGTGCACCTGACTTGCCATCATTCGGAGTGAAGCGATGGGACTTTACCAAATCAAATCTGAATAAAAATTTATGCGCTCACCCGTTTTTATTTCCGTGCTGCTTGCGTTATCCTTGTGCCGGAACGCAGGCGCACAACTTTATGATGACGCTTCCGCGAATTTGCCGAACAACGGCGCGCGCGGGCCGAGCATGGACGTGCGCGCCGCGGATCTTGACAACGATGGCGATCTCGATCTATCGAAAGGATATGCAGTTCTCAAGTATCAGATTTGTATTTGATCCTTCAACGTGAGCAGCAATTTCTCTGTTGAGCATTGGCTTTGAAGCTCGACTATTGTGTCAATTGCCTGAATTGCCCCGCATTCATTCCTCCTTCTCAAATACCCACTTTTGGGTATGATCACTTACCGAAATACTTCGTCTCTTCAATAACGGTCACAATAGATTTTTATATCTCCATTGCATTATCAAACCAACTTCGAGGTGTTTGCCATGAAACGAGCGTCAAAGTTTTACGGTCTTAAAATTTCCCGGTTATGTAACCAGAACATCAAGTCATGGCCGATGCTATTGGCCGCGCTTTGCATGATGGCTGCGAGTGTTAATGTTTTGCAAGCACAGGCGCCGCAAGGCGATTTGTTCGTTAGCAGCCGCAACACCAACTCCGTGAAACGTTACGATGGCCATACCGGCGCATATCTTGGCGATTTCGTGAAGCCCAATGCCGGCGGCTTGAACGCAACGCAGGAAGTTTTGTTCGGATTAGACGGCCACTTGTTGGTGAGCGGGCGCGGCAACCGGCACATTCTGAAATTTGATCGCTATACCGGCAATTTCCTCGGCAACTTCACTTCCGGGTATGATCTCGACAATCCTACCAAGATGACGTTGGGACCGGATAGCCTGCTTTATATCAGCCAATGGGGGCAGATAAAGAGGAAAGTCGCGCGCTTCAATTTTTCCACTGGAGTTTTCGTCGATGAGTTTACGGAGACCGATCTCAATCAAGGCAGCGGTCACGCGTGGGATGCTGCCAGTAATTTTTATGTGGCAAGCTTTGGCTCTGCGGACGTGCGCAAGTTCGACGCGAACGGCAAATTTCTCGGCGTCTTCACAGAAACGGGGCGTTTGCGCGGCGCAGTGAATTTGTGGTTTGGCGAGGGCGGTGATCTCTTTGTAGTCGATTGGACTTTAGGTTCCGTGCTTCGGTTTGATGGACAAACCGGCCGCTTCAAATCGAATTTCATCACTGGCATGCAGAACACTGAAGGCTTTGTCTTCGGTCCCGACAGCTCGCTTTATCTTTGCGATTGGTCGCGTAACACGATCAATCGTTACGATCGTTTGGGCCGTGTGCTCGGCATTTTCGCTAACAGCGGCGGTATGCGCGCGCCGAATAGCGTGACCTTTGGCTCTTTATCCGTAACAGCAGTATCAGAGCGAGAGAGCATGCCGCAAGGTTTCGCGCTGCTGCAAAATTATCCCAATCCTTTTAATCCGGGCACTATCATCCGCTTTCAGTTACCGTCACATGGCAGAGTAAGCTTAACCATTTACAACATATCAGGTCAGTTGGTGCGGACGCTATTGGATAGCAGTGCGTCCGCTGGTGCGCATGCCGTTGCATGGGACGGCCGTGATGATCACGGACAAATAGTCGCTTCGGGTGAGTATTTGTATCGGATCGAGGCCGGTGGTTTTGTAGAGATGAAGAAGATGACTTTCGTGCGATAAATCTTGAGGCCGCGAATCGTTTACCCAATCAGAGTACCTGTTATGAGATTGACCCGCTCTCGTATCATCGCAATTGTTGCCCCTGCTTTCATATTGTTCGCTGTCATTGGAGTCATGTTGTTGCATGGCAAAAGGGATCTGGCGTTATCGGAGCGCGTTGTCGCAAGCCGCAGTGAAAAGGGGAAACGCTCTCCGCTCGGACTTGCAGAGTTGTCCCAAACCTTTATTGATCCCGCCACCGGCATGATTCCACCGGGCATTCGCAGCCGCGAGTTGGAGTTTGCGGCTACATTGCCAAAACGCGCACACGCGCTCTCGAAGAGCAGCAATGCTTCATTGTTCAATTGGGCTCCGGCCGGGCCGAACAATCGCGCCGGGCGCACGCGCGGCTTGGCCGTGGATAGCAACGATCCGCAAACGATCATCGCCGGCGGCGTGAGCAGCGGCGTGTGGAAATCAACCGACGGCGGCACGAGCTGGTCGCTCAAAACCACGCCGGGTGTTTCGTTCGCCGTGACCACCATCGCGCAAGATCCACGGCCCGGGCAAACGCACACGTGGTACTTTGCCGGCGGCGAATTGCGCGGCGGCACAACTTCGAGTGATCGCGGCTTTTGGGCGCCGTACATGGGCGCGGGCATTTTCAAATCCACTGACAACGGCGAAACGTGGCAACTTTTGCCGGGCACGAAAGATCCCGATCCGACGGTTTTCAATTCTGCGTTCGATTATGTGCATCGCCTTGCCATCAGCCCGACTACAGGCACGGTGTTCGTCGCGAACAATGCGAGCGGCATTTATCGCTCGGTAGATGGCGGAGATTCATTTCCGCTGGTGTTGGGCGGAGTGGCGCAACATGCTTGGAGCGATGTTGCAGTCGGATCGAATGGTGTGGTGGTCGCAACCTTGTCGCATCAAACGCAGGGCGCAGCCCAGCGAACCAATTTGCCGGGCGTTTACAAATCTCATGACGACGGCGTGACGTGGATGAACATCACGCCCGCTACTTTTCCCAACACGCATCACCGCAGCTTGCTTGCTGTTGCGCCTTCGAATCCCGACATCGTTTACGTGCTCACTTTCACCGGCCAAACTTTGAGCGATGGCCGTGAAGACATGCGGTTTCATAAAATCAATTCGGCCACCGGCGCGTCTGAAGATCGCAGCGCGAATTTGCCGCGTTACAGTGGCGCGCCCGAATTAGGCGCAGCAATTCATGCGTGGTTCAATTTCTGTATGGTGCTCGCGGTAAAACCGGACGACGAAAATTTTGTGATCATCGGCGGCACAACGTTATTCCGCTCGAACAACGGCTTCGCCTCGCCGCCGAGCGGTGCGCGCAATCAAACGCACATCGGCGGTTATGCCAACCCCAACAGCGGCGGTGTTTATGCCAATCATTATGTCGATCAGCAAAATTTGGCGTTTCATTCTTCGCAGCCGAACGTGCTCTGGTCTGCGAATGACGGCGGCGTCTTCGTCACGCGCAACGTGACTGCCACACACGTGGTGTGGGAGAATAAGAATCGCGGCTACATCAGCTCGCAATTTTATGCCGTTGCGATTTCGGCGCGTGCAGATGATGAGCAAATTATCGGCGGCGCGCAGGATGACGGCATTCTCTACGCGCTGTCGGCAAAGACTGCCGTGGGCGCGCCAACGCCGGACGTGCAAAATATCGTCGGCGGCGACGGCTCTTACTGCTATCTCGGCGAACGCTTTGCTTACTCTTCTCTCAATTTTGGCGCGGTGCTGCGGCACAATTATACCTCGCCTAATCGCACCGGCATCGGCGGTCCGGTTTTCATCGGCGTGCCGCCGCTCAACAGCACGCAAGGCCGGCGCTTCATTCACCAGTACGCGGTCGATCCGGCGGATGAACGCGTGATGCTGTTTCCAGTTGGTAACGTGATTTATCGCAACACGAACATCGAAGGCACGAACCCGAGCAACACGTGGACGGCGCTCACGCAGATCGCCGCGCCGAGCAATTATTCCGTTACGGCGATGGCGATGTCGCAGCAGAATCCCCAACATGTTTTGTATTTTGGCGCTTCCCGCAGCGGCGTTGCGCCGCGCATCTATCGCTGGGAGAATGCGCACACGGCGGCTTCAGGTTTGCAGGAAATCTCGGTGCCCAATCAAGCCGCGAATACTTACGTGCATAGTATCGCCGTCAATCCGCTGAATGCGAACGAGATTCTCGTGGTGTTTTCCAATTACAACATTGT encodes:
- a CDS encoding nuclear transport factor 2 family protein, translated to MKLKTILTLAVLCFTLTSVTTAQQSDDHEAVRQAVLDYVEGIYEVQPDRIERSVSRELAKVGYWREKDGGTYSESRMSFEQLVEVAKNWNKKGRVDPKTALKEVVIYEIVDQTATVKLRAHWGIDYMHLAKKEGKWLIMNVLWQSPPPQDVK
- a CDS encoding T9SS type A sorting domain-containing protein, with product MKRASKFYGLKISRLCNQNIKSWPMLLAALCMMAASVNVLQAQAPQGDLFVSSRNTNSVKRYDGHTGAYLGDFVKPNAGGLNATQEVLFGLDGHLLVSGRGNRHILKFDRYTGNFLGNFTSGYDLDNPTKMTLGPDSLLYISQWGQIKRKVARFNFSTGVFVDEFTETDLNQGSGHAWDAASNFYVASFGSADVRKFDANGKFLGVFTETGRLRGAVNLWFGEGGDLFVVDWTLGSVLRFDGQTGRFKSNFITGMQNTEGFVFGPDSSLYLCDWSRNTINRYDRLGRVLGIFANSGGMRAPNSVTFGSLSVTAVSERESMPQGFALLQNYPNPFNPGTIIRFQLPSHGRVSLTIYNISGQLVRTLLDSSASAGAHAVAWDGRDDHGQIVASGEYLYRIEAGGFVEMKKMTFVR
- a CDS encoding T9SS type A sorting domain-containing protein, whose protein sequence is MRLTRSRIIAIVAPAFILFAVIGVMLLHGKRDLALSERVVASRSEKGKRSPLGLAELSQTFIDPATGMIPPGIRSRELEFAATLPKRAHALSKSSNASLFNWAPAGPNNRAGRTRGLAVDSNDPQTIIAGGVSSGVWKSTDGGTSWSLKTTPGVSFAVTTIAQDPRPGQTHTWYFAGGELRGGTTSSDRGFWAPYMGAGIFKSTDNGETWQLLPGTKDPDPTVFNSAFDYVHRLAISPTTGTVFVANNASGIYRSVDGGDSFPLVLGGVAQHAWSDVAVGSNGVVVATLSHQTQGAAQRTNLPGVYKSHDDGVTWMNITPATFPNTHHRSLLAVAPSNPDIVYVLTFTGQTLSDGREDMRFHKINSATGASEDRSANLPRYSGAPELGAAIHAWFNFCMVLAVKPDDENFVIIGGTTLFRSNNGFASPPSGARNQTHIGGYANPNSGGVYANHYVDQQNLAFHSSQPNVLWSANDGGVFVTRNVTATHVVWENKNRGYISSQFYAVAISARADDEQIIGGAQDDGILYALSAKTAVGAPTPDVQNIVGGDGSYCYLGERFAYSSLNFGAVLRHNYTSPNRTGIGGPVFIGVPPLNSTQGRRFIHQYAVDPADERVMLFPVGNVIYRNTNIEGTNPSNTWTALTQIAAPSNYSVTAMAMSQQNPQHVLYFGASRSGVAPRIYRWENAHTAASGLQEISVPNQAANTYVHSIAVNPLNANEILVVFSNYNIVGLYHSNDGGQNYTAIEGNLTGTSAEPGPSLRAAAILPLNELGENRTVYFVATSVGLFSTAALNGANTLWEQEATDIIGHVVVEHVVARVSDGRVAVGTLGRGMLVGDYSSPTHVDDQPPASLPATFRLQQNYPNPFNPSTSIAFDLPVASRVTLKVYDVNGREVAALVNQQEMAAGNHRVNFSGRDLASGVYFYRLEATPLQGATPAFVAKKAMSLVK